One Amia ocellicauda isolate fAmiCal2 chromosome 13, fAmiCal2.hap1, whole genome shotgun sequence genomic window, CTGAGGTATTGGACAGAGCCCTCGCGGCAGGCTTTTCGGCAGAAGCCGCTCTCACTGGAGCAGAGGAGGTCTTGAGGCAGAAGACGAGCGCCATAAATCCTGCTCTTAAAGTCGGTTTGAAAAGCTTGCAGTTTTTACAGCAGCAGGCAGGGGGAATTGATTTACACTTGATGTTTCACGTTGACAGCGCAAGCTCAAATGAATTGGGGTTGCCTAATGATCTGCAAAATCCTTTATTGATTGCGTTATTTCCGTGCAAAGGCACCAGGAAGAAGTCTGTTGGGGGTGAAAGAAAGTAATTAACAAGGCAGCAGGTGAGTGTTTTTAATGCAGCTGGCGTTAAGAGCCTCGCTCCAGCCTCGGACATTATCATTCATGCGATGCCACGTCGCTCAATAGCTGCTTAATCGGAGTCCCCTTAATGTAAAGACCCAACGGTTTCTttgttgatttaaaaatgatGCCACTGGACGGTGCCTCACTTTGAGTTCGATACTGCCGGGGAGAACGGACACAAACTCCATGCAGTTGTGGAAGATAAATGGACCGATCGGTGTGCTTTTGTGGATCAGGCATTTCATAACCTTCATTGTTTCTCTTCACAGATTTGTTCCACACTCAGATAcaactgcttttaaaaaaaaaagtgacacaCTAGAAACAAGTAACCAAAACAAATCCTACTCGTGGTGACTTTGATGTTCTTCATGCGCTTAATTCCCCAGCATtgggtctctctctcgctctctctctccctttcccacGTTATGGATTAGCATTTTACCAATCAGCTAAAAATAAATGGGTTTTGAATTGAATGTCATAAGTGGGGGGGGTGTGTGAGGAGAACCCAATCGCTCGCTCTGAAACGACAGAACTTGTTCAGCTGCAAATGTAGGGTTCATATCTTCCCCTAGCATTGAAGAAaactctttttttaatatattgttcaATCTTAATTGGGAGTAGTAAAGGAATTCATGCCCTGAGAATGGAGCTGCCCTGTCTCAATACGACACTAGTCCAGTCCATCGCTGACGGAGGGGGTTACGTGTTGAGTGGGCGGCTGTCTCCTGGTAGCGCTGGGCGGCGTGGCAGCCGAGGGTACGGGCGTGGGCCCGCGGGGTGGAGAGTGGGTGTCCGTGGTTGGCGCCCCCTGGTGACCCCTGTGTGCGTTCTTCCCTTGCAGAGTTGATGCGGAGCTCCTGTGTGGAGGCCGGCCTGGTCGCCCCGCTGGTGCAGCTGCTCAACTGCAAAGACCAGGAGGTGCTGCTTCAGACGGGACGGGCCTTGGGCAACATCTGCTATGACAGCCGTAAGTGACACTTCCACGCACACgggcaggcagagagagagcgacgggcggacagacagacagacagacagacgcagCACATACAGGACTGCTCAGCAGAGCCAGAACACATCTATCCCCGAGCCGCTTCAATCCGACAGCCTGCCTgctgtctgcctgtctccccCCCCACGGCTTCCTGCTGCGAATGAACGCATGTCAGAGGAGCCAGTTGTAACGCATGGTGTTAGaaatgttttctctctctctttttctttgtcttttttgtgATAGAGCTTTAATGAGtccaaattaaaagaaaagtaaCTTCTGAGCAAGTCTGTTGGGAATTGCTCCAAGCGTTGGCAGCACGGGGGGGTTACATTGTCTAGACAACTCCCCTGTAACACCTGTCTCGaggagttaaaaataaacaacttctGAAAGGAAAATGCTGGACTAGTTTTGATCTTCTTTAGACCGTATCCCCTCTGTTCTTGGGCGGACCGGAGATCTCGGATGCTTTGGTTCGTATGTCTGTGCAGTCAGAGGCCACCGTATGTTCCCTCCTCTGTGAAGTCTGCTAAATCAGGAGGTCAATATCAGTTACATCAAATTTAACCCAAAAGTATAACAAGAAAGCAACCTCGATATTCCTGTATGTAGCAAATGCATGGGCAAGATCGTTTGACCTCTGTGAAGACCGGCTCAATAACGGGCAGGATGTTGGATGCAAAACTGTTGATGGGCGAATcagattcatattttttatttttttatttttacataggCTAATAGTTTTTGTTCTTAAATAAGGCTGTAACTGTTCCTGAAATAAACAGTCGAGGCTGCCAATGAAATGTCCCCAATCGACAACTAATTGGAAGCTGGTAATTGCTTGAAGGAGATGTAAACACTGCCAGGCCCAAAGGCAATGGCAATCCAGGAGTCCTGAAGCACACAGATGGGTCCAGAgcagatatttgttttgttttgtttagtgggCGTGGTGCTGGAGTGACCAGTGAGTCCTTTTGTGCATGTTCATCACCGTGACGTATTTGTCAGCTTTGTCAGGAACACAAAGTGATGTCGCCATGTGGCCGGTGGCAGGGCCGTGCTGTCCGGAGGAGTTCTGATCGCCCTCGATGCTGGTGTGTAAAGGGAGCAGAGCCGTCATTAACGTGACTGTGCAGCTGCTGGTGCCTTCGATACCCCTGTGAGTTTCTCTCAAGATGTCGGCCCCCTGCACTTGTTCTGCACATGTTGGCTGAGCGCTGCACTGAGCACAGCCTGCTGCAGGGGCTTCATCTTGAAGgaggtgtgagagagagacttgaGAGAGGGGAGCAAGGGCTGTGGACAGTGTGGCTTCAGGAGCTCAGGGCACGCAGGCTTGTCAGCAGAGAGAGGGCAGACGATTTTTGCTGTGGTTGTGAGCTGATTTTGAGCTCCAGGCTGCTGTGATTGGGGGCCGATCGTGGCTGTGGTTGCGAGCCGATTTTGTTTCTGTGATTTTGTGCTGGTTGTTGCTGTGGTTGTGAGCTCCAGGCTGCTGTGATTGTGAGCTGATGGCTGCACTAAAGAAACCCATCACAGTCCTGTCCAGAGAGACAATCCACTCCCTAtcggtgtgagtgtgagtggcagCTGCTGGCTGGAGTGCAAGTGACAGACTGGGCCTCTGTGTTGGAGGGGCAGCTGTGTGCAGACCGGGGGGGCTCTTGTCAGCATCTACTGTAGAAAAGAAACTGCATATCGGACACACTGATGAGAAGGGCCGGCGGGGGGGTTGGCGTCCCCACCTGCCCCGGGTGTGAACAGGTGCCGCTAATGGCAATAATATTCCGGGTTCTGGAACGTGGAATGTTCGTGCACCGACATTCCTGCCAGATCGTGCACAGACGCCACAGGGAGCAGGCTGCATCTGGCCTAGGATTATATAAACCAATACTCCAGAATAAAACGACTGCTTGTTTCTTTCTACATTGTAAACCGAAAGACCAGGACAGACGGGACTCTGTGACTCGCGGGGCTGGTGTGCGTCTGCAGCCCGGCACACAGCCCCCGGTCCCCCAGACACCCTTAGACTGGGGCTGATCCGGGGGCTGTGCATGCCGCTTTAGGAGAATGAATCATCGTGCACAGCCATGCGTTCAGCTGGGCCATCTGGGGACGCGTCTCTTTGCCTCTTGTTCCTGGAAACGAGCTGAAGAAATCACTCAGTGTAAACAAACAAGGCCCGCTTCCAGCACAGGCATGCAGCCGTGTCCTCCACATGCCCTGGACAGTGATGACGGGACAGGCGTGTTGTCGGGCCCTGACCGACTTGGCACTGCCTCCTGCTCAGTACAGGACCGAGAGTATAGCGCCCAGTTTCTCTGTGCGTCTGAGAGTCAGTGCAGTATAGCACCCGGTCTCTCTCTATCTAAACATTTCCACTGGGAGCTAGTTGACCTTTACCAGTTAGTGAATATATTTGACTTTACTGGAGAATTAATGCAGTCAGGTTCACCCCACTAGGTGTCTGGGATACTTACTTCTTACTTCTACTTAAACTTCATCAGGACGTCATGTTGATTGTTCCCGTTAAGATTACCGCGCCTTATAGTGAGTTATGGCACTGACAAACTGTAAACTGGGAGCAGAGTCAGTAGGACAGAGTGCGTCTGGCCTGGATAGCTGCGCTGCTCGCTGTGACTCACGGTGTTGACACTCGCAAAGGTCAGTTTCCCCCCAGAAGCGCTGGtcatgagagagacagaggcacAGTAACATGGGGCCAAATATACACAAGGGATCGCCATTatctttttatttgtgtattattcttcttattattattgttattatgattatgattgtaGAACCTCAGTTATTATGCAGCTCGGCAGCTTCACTGTTTCCTGATCAAGTGAACGAATGAGTTCTCAAtggagaaaaatacattttttttaatatttaaaaaataactactaaacatgtattattattattattattattattattattattattattattattattattatatgtatttagtCCTCTGAAGAAGATCTATTCATTGTTTCGAGCTTTGTCGAGATCTCTCTCGAGTCATCAGACGGATGACGTGGCCCTGCAGAGCCCTGCTGCGGAGAGGGCCACACCTCACTGTGGCCGCCTGAAGTCACAGTGCTCAGGATCGGACAGGAAAGTGCTGGACAAATACTACTGCAAAGATTTTCACtcttccttcctctctctctctgtgtctgtctcacacTCTACACTTTTCAGTTGACCGTTCCTAATTGAGAGAGAGTATAGTAAGTAATGACTAATTTCAAATGAACGAAGTCACTGGACTGCAGAGCTTCGCCGGGGGGACGACCCCGCACACACGCAGTGAGAGGAGCAGGACATTCATGACAACGATGAGAGAAACCCCTAACAAGAGTCCTCTTTGAGGAAATGCACTGACCTTGAGGCACTCAGTGCTGTCAACAACACCGTGTTAGTAATTAGCTCAATGAGGTTATAATTGAGGTTCTACTTCATAATCCTGTGATTGTgttatgattattgttatttttcgttgttattaatattttgttcttgttgtttttatgattaacctttttgtttgttttctcttcctGTTCTCTGACTGTTTGCAGGCGTGTCCCCTTCCCCCGTTACGTGTAACTCTTTGTTTTCCAGATGAGGGCAGGAGAGCAGTGCACGCGGCCCAGGGGGCTCAGATAGTAGCTGACCTCATTAGGTCACAGTCCCAAAACACAGACCCCGCCAATCAGAAGCTCTTGACTGTCTTTTGTGGCATGCTGATGAACTATAGCAATGATGATGGTAATAAACCCACACAGGGAACGTCCATGCATTCAATACCTCCCGAAATCAGCCCCCACACAGGCGGGCGTCAGCCTGTGGGGGGCGGCTGCTGTTTTGTGGCTCCTGGGGTAGTTGTCAACACAGTGTGCCGGGGTTAAAGGTCACTACAGTGCCGTTCAGTTGGCATTGCAAACCTGACCCCCTCACCCCGCCTGAGACCCACCCCGAACCGCCAGCCCGTACATGAACTCTACCCACTTAAATTTGAACCTCAACAAAGTATTGATTGCTGTGAGTCCGATGATACCACGATGATGGTggtgattataattattattaatgaattaCAATACAACAGTGTAACCAGCCACATAGTGTATCCTGTGTTTGACAACCACCCCATGAGATTTTCCTTCtaagtataattattaatactgtCATAATTTGCAAATTAGGAAGTGCTGTCCAGAGTTCCTGTCTGTGCTGCTGcagaccccccaccccagacCCCCACTGTCGAACTCCTGCCTCCGGGCGGCCGGCAGTTACATTCACTACCTGCATTGGTGTGAATGCAAAGTCTGTCTGAAGGGGGTAACGTTAGAGGCTGTGAAACTGAGGGGGGGGTGCTCGGGCCATTGGCAGAGCTCTGGGCAATGGCCTCCCAATGACATCATGGTCTCCTAATGACGTCATGGCCTTCTAATGACATCACGGCTTGCTGCTGCACAGGCAAGAGGGCCAGCTGGACAAaggcatttttttctttctggaaAGCAAAGCCAAAAcagaaagcaaaaaaataaaacttcagAGAAATGAGGAAACTGAAACTGGCTCCCTGCGAGTGCTGACATGGGTAGATTTAGAGTGATGTAATGTGATgaggggggcgggggcggggggagaaggagaataataataataaataaacgcTGTAGGAGAATTTGGCAGCCTTTGGAGACGAGCGCAGCTGCCGTGTGGCTTAgatgcccctctctctctgatatGAAGACAGGCGTGTGTGGCTCGAGCCGGCGCTCGAAATGAGTGGAATTGCAGGAGCTCCTGGGTGACTCGACCAGTGGATgcatctctctcgctctctctctcgctctctctctcgctctctctctcgctctcttgctGCCTGAAGTCTGCAGAGACGTGCAGTAACGGGCTGTCCGCTTGGTCAGGCAGGAGGTGCTTATTAACATCATTAACGTGGCCTGGTCTCAGTATCTGAGGGAATGGGCACTGATTTAGTCCAGAGGGATAAGAGTCTGTTTCTCCCTCCACGGCAGCTGTAGTAATTGTATTAATCGCAGATTAGTATTCTCTCAAAGCTACTACACAGTTACTCTTCCCTGTAAAAGTAAGTGGATCAGAAGAGCAGGACAGCCTGTGTATGTTTCCTAATATACTAATACTAATGCACTGTGGGATGAAAGTGGTGACTCTTCAGCTTCTTGCATTGTTAATTGGGTTACAGCTAACTGGTAGCATTACTTTAGTCATGTGGAGGTGCATGATGGGTAAATCAGTCAGACAGAGTAATGGGCTATGGTTTGCTCTTCCTCTGGCTCCTTGAAGTGTCTCCTCTCCCAAGGGCTGTTATTAATATCCCTTCTCATCCAAATATCATGTTCAGCCAATCCAATTTAATCGTAATCTAGCATGTTATTTCATGGTGAGATCCCCTGCTTCAGATTTACCCCTGTGTCTGCTACTCTACCTCTGGATTGTGAGGGTAGTGTCAGAGACTCCCTCGTCAGCGCACAACAGCGAACAAAGCGACAGCAGATTGAGGCCCTGCGGAGGAACAGAAACGGCTCCTTTAGATACGGACGGGAGCAGATTCTAGTCCCCGGGGCATCTGGATTTGATGTTTGGCTTTTGGCATGCCCAGCTCGGCGCATCACAGAGTGACCGCGCTGTCTGGCCAGGCGAGAGAGTCCATGGGTGGACTCTGAATCCTGATCAGACAGTCCTGTGATCTGTGGACGGGAGCGTGTgcaggagactacgtgggacTGCATGAGAGAGCGCCGACGTAGAAACACGAGCGCCTTCCAATCATACTGAAATCCTTTGTCTCCTGTGGAAGATTTTAGCTGTTCAGAAATGCCAGGGCTGCTGTGATGATCTTAAAATAGTGTCCCGTTCCCTTCTGGTGGCTCAGCCTCTGTGGGAAGCAGACAGTCCCACATTGTCAGAGATGTTGCCATATATCATAGACTTCCTTACCTTAAGATACCTGTAATGAACTCGGTACATCCCATGACTCCACACACAGGAAGCATGACTGGAGCAGAGATGCATGCTGGGTACCCTGTGCAGTTGTGTCCAGCAGCAAAGCGTCTCCCCGTTCTCTCGCGCCTCTCTTCACATGACTGGCGCTGCCTCTGCACGGCCCAGTCTGTGGAGAGTAATCAAATAAGTGaaaatcaatataaattaaaaagctGTAGGACATCAGAGCTCGTATTGTGTTTCACATAAACATAGGCGAACCCGAAGAGAGGGATGGGATCGGGATTGTGTGTAGACCCCCGTCCACACAGATTTAGCGTGTGCATGCAGTTTTCCTCTTCGACTGCTCTGTCCATCGCAGGAGACGGCCTGCATCCCCCGTCTCCCCCCGGCCTCCTCCTGTCTGCTCTGTTGCGTCTCTGTGGGGAGAGTGCTGCTAACATCGTTTTATCCCCCTCTTGCTCGCTCTTCCTTCTTTTTCAATGGTCTGCTCGCTGTCCCTGCATTTGAACATAGTACTGGGGAGGTTCTGTTGGCCCTTTTTAACTCTAGGGTGGAGGCGGGCCTGGGTCTGAGTGCTCTgacatgatgatgattatttgtGATGTGAAATGTGATGTCATGTGATAGAAGCACATGATTGCAGTGCCTCCCTCTGTCTTTCAGTAGTCCTGTGAAAGACCGTTTCTGTGCAATAGATTGCGTTTGTGGGTCTCCCAGGCTGGGCCGCAGCCTGTCTGGATATCAACAGACATGTTTAAATCTATATATGAGGGTTATAAACACAGCCTACATCACTGTCCACCACTGATCTCTGACTCTGAATGCCTCCACCCTGTTTCCTCCACTGCCTTGCCTCGGGAGCTAAAGTCTAAATTGGAGGCTGTTTCAGGGTTCGTTTGAGGTTTTATTACATCACTAGATaaatcagtatttatttattaataacatCTCGAGGCAGCTcgtttgtcattttaattacaattctCATCGGCTTGCGCAGCACACCTtcataacataacaaaataacaaatgctTTCTCACTAAAGCCCCTGCTGTCCTCGGCACCCCTGCCCAGATCTGTGCCAGTGGGTCCTGGGGGGCGGCTCTCTGCTCAGGGCTGGCGTGGAGCCCCCTGGGGGGGGCAGTGACACAACAGGGTGGCTGGTTTAGCGGGCTCTGTCTTGTTTGATAGGGTGGGGCCCTTGTGTGTGTACAGACACAGTCGTATGTGCCGTGTTTATCTGTTAATCAACCAATCTATCCTCTTAACTGATGCGGCACCTTTAACAAAATGATTGCCTCAAATCAAAGTGTACGTGGTGTATGAATCAGGCTGCTGTACACAATGGGTAAACCTGTAAGAGTAGTGCTGTGCAGGTCGTTTAGTTACATTGATATGCTTTTACTCAACTGGACTTATTGCGATCACGAGGCGGCCCCAGAGAGAGAACGCATTCCAGTTGgctgaatttaaattaaaactgtgTGTGCGCATGAACTGACTCTAGCATAATCTAACGAACAATTAAGCTACATGCGTCACAGAATAACTTGGTTTCACATCCAGGGTACGTTCAGACACGCACAGTGTCACACAGATGGGCTGCAGCGATTGTGTAGGGCAGTTCCTGGCGTTTGGCCGAGAGACGCGGGTTTCTTTGCCTCCCTGGTGCCTCTGCCGTGTCTGTTGTGCTCAGGCCTGCTAGTGTGCCTGATCTCTGCACTGCTGTACCTGCGTAGATCTTCTGAGATGTACGAGACGGTAACATGCCTATGCACCCCCACCAGCCCTGCACAGGACACAGAGAGCGGTCTGTTGTCGTTTGTGCTCAGTGTGTCCTCCTCTTGTTCCAGATACTTTACAAGCACAATTGATTAACATGGGCGTCATCCCCACCCTGGTGAAGCTGCTGGGCGTCCACTCGCAGAATGCCGCGCTCACGGAGATGTGTCTGATCGCCTTCGGGAACCTGGCCGAGCTCGGTGAGTGGCCCTGTGCCGCCtgacacgcacgcacgcacgcacattCATCTCCCCCACCCATCTTTacgctgtgttgtctgtgcaGAGTCCAGCAAAGAGCAGTTCGCCTCCACGAGCATTGCGGAGGAGCTGGTCAAGCTGTTCAAGAAGCAGGCAGAGCACGAGAAGAAGGAGATGATCTTCGAAGTCTTGGCGCCTTTAGCAGAGAACGGTGAGCGACAGTGCGCCCCCCTGGCTTCTGCCTTCTTCTCTTTCCgctcttttttttctcaataAGGCTTCAAAAgtcattttgttaaaaaaatgggTAAAAATACTGGGATACTTTCAGATATCATAAACACCATTTCTGAGTACAATGACAATATCAGACGATATGTCAACACTTTGTCCCAGGTCGACTCCAGGCCCAGTTCTGTAGCAGATTATCAGGAGGTGtacatttatctatctatctatctatctatcgattgGACTGCTGTTCTGGTCTCTGTCCCCCCCGGCTGCTGGGACGGCGCTGTGGGCTGGTGCGCTTGACAAGGTGGAGGTCATCTCAACAGCTGTGTTTTCGGTCAGATGCGTGGTGTTGTGAGCTTTGAGCTGCAGATCGCAATGGGACCTGTGTGTCCTCGGTTTACAGTCCACAGCAGCGCGTCTCTCCCACCAGACGCGCTGTCCTTGCATTGTTGACAGCTCGGTCTGAACAGCGTCTCCAAGCATCCCCCGGTCAGAGCCTATTCATCTCAAACAGCTGGAGATCGcaagttaaatattttaattcataTAAAGCTCTAGAATTCTCTGATGTTCTGTGAGCGAAACTATTTAAAAACTGATCATTAAGCACTTGATTGGATCCATTAAGGTTTCGATGAGGCCACTGAGAGTTCGGTTGGGGCGAGGGACCAGGCCTGAGAGCCACAGGTCTACAGCGCGGGCAAAAGGCAGATTCCTGCCCTAGACCCTGGTGCTCTTCTGACTGCTAACCTCGCACGGATGATTAGTCGGATCATTTCTCCCCCTCTGTGCTGTGCGGAGGTCCTCTATTGCCCCAGCCGCTGGACAGTTTAACACGGACACCTCAGACCAGATGCGTTTTCCTCTGTAAAGCCACCGCAGCATCGCAGCAGACCTCAGGTAAACGCGGCCAGGCGATGCCAGGAGTCGGTTATCAGTTTCTGTGCCGCTCAGTTGCACCAGAGCTGTTCCAGTTTCACAGCGCGAGGCGAGTCTGCTGGTCTGTGCGGCGCCGCCTCCTCTCTGCTCTCTCCTCCCCGTGGGAGACGCAGGACCGAGAGGCATTAAAACAAAGACCCTCCCTGCACAGTCAGCTCAGACATGCAATGTGCTGCCCGAGCTGCAcacaggagggagggagggagtagCCTCTAATGACCCTGCCGTGGAAGATGGAAGAGTGAATCTCTGCTGATGTGACCAGCGCTGGAGATCAGATCAGAAAAGCAGTTGTTTTATATTCGTATTAGAGTGCCGGCGGCCTGTTGTCGGGGAGAGTCTGACCAGGAGTGTGCGAGAGGgaaacgcgcacacacacacagggagggaggggaagaaATGAGACGAGAAAAACGAGCTGAAAGGAAGCAGAACTCTTTTGGAGAGACCATTAATGCCAAACAGATGGTTTTCGCAGGAATGAGATGAGATGATAGTctgtcttgttgtttttttgtcatgtTTGGATCTCAGTAAAGCCTCACAAAGAGCCTCACACAGTCGGTGCATCACGGCGCTAATTACCAGCTCTGCCGGAGTGGCTGCAATAGCCTATTAAAGTGTCTTTCCTGTAAAGGACGAATCAACGGGTCCTGGATGGAGAAGGTCCACAGTGCCCTGGTTAGCGACTGCTGGTGCCTCTATTACTCCGGTCACCTCTTTGTGGGGTTTCTCTTCCAGCGCCCCCATCTCTGATTGTGTACGTCAGTGCGTCTGCAAAAACACACGCGGGAGGTGTGTCATTGTGTCGCGGTGGTGTGCACTGTTAATGTGTAGTCCCGCTCATGAGGGCGCACAGCTGGGCAGGCAGGAGGTCAGGCGGCTGTGAGCGGCAGGGTGCTGTTTGTTTAAATGTGGGGGGTGATGTCTGTCTAATATCGCCCCCCCGTGGCCTGATTAACATCTCTCTGCCGACCAAGCTGCCATGGAAGCATCTGCACTGAATGTGCCGTGTCTCCAgcatgagagagagacggagagagaaacATACCtctccgcttctgaaagcgaagtatttccttagtgggcgtgACAGACACTTACtgccacgtctggcagcagatagttaaccggaCAGAAAACCGTCCGGACGCGtctgccagtggaaacggggcaaaaGAGACACGGACAGGCAGAGAGACCGGGAGACAGACGGACAAAAatgcagagagacagaaagacggGCTGGCGGACCGCAGGCTCACAGGCTCTCTAACTCCAACTCTCCACACCTGGAAATAAAGCCTCTCTGATCATCACGGCCCGGACCTCTGAGCTCCTGTGATCACGAGCTTTGAAAACCTGGCCGTGAGACTCTTCTGACGAGAGACAtgaagtgttttgtattttactgtaattgtttatttattcatttagtaCAGTCTGCAaactttccctttttgtatgtaAATGAGACTTCCTTTAATCTTAGGTTAGAGAGACAGATTGTATTCTCCTGCAGCGTTGTGTGTAAGTCGGTTCAGTGTCGTTCTCTGATGAGACGCACATTCATCGGTTCTGAGCCGAGTGAAAACGCCGGCTTGTTCTCCTTCCCGTCCTCGTGTGACTGCCTGTGACAGGGAGAAAcaatggggagagagagggagagagagggagatgattgttattattctggTCACAGGCGGTCCGCTCCTACACGAGTCTCCAAGACAACGTCCTACTTTAGCTACAACTTGGAGATCAGCGGCCGCCTCACGTGGACTGCAGCGCCATTGTTCCTTGAGTGCAGCCGCTGCCTCTGCACAGTGCAAAACAGTGGTGTGTGAGAAGGAGGGCATGTGCGTGcgtgctttatttttttaatttaaattcgcCTTGTGTTTGAATGTGAATGTGAGTCGACTCTCAGCCATTGGAGACAAAAAGGCGCGGCTCCGGCCGGCAGGATCATTCGCCCGCGTTCCTTCCCCGGTTCCCTCACCTTTTATTTGTTGTCCCCAATCAAATgccaaacattttttaaattaaaatccagATTTTCGCTTGATGGCATAACTGACGGCTGAGTCTCTCCCCCAAATCAACCACGTTGGACTCCACCGCGGGGATCCTGCCGCAGCGATCGGATCAGAGCGGTCCCGAGCCGCGGAGCAGCGTTCAGTGTGGAGGGGTGGGCAGCGCTGGCACTGCCGGGGGCCAAGTGGCCTTTGGGCCGGGCCGAGTCGAACGCTCTCCTCAGTGTGTTCCTCAGCAAATGCCGCTCTGATTTATGAGCATGTCTGTTCTCCGGGCTTTTAGTTCTGTTCGGTCTGTCTGTTTAgtttgtggtggtggtgttgattGGCTCTCCCTGTGGACCCAGAGCTTCACAATGAAGGAACGGGGGCTCTGAGCAGACGGCCGAGTCCCGCGGGAGCAGAGCAGCGTGCTGTCTTCTGTCGTTCTGcatcttctctttctctctctcccatcctCCCTCTGTACTGGGCCGTTGACAGGTCTGTACCTCTTTCCTCTGTGTGTCCCCTGACagccctgtctctgtctcctcAGATGTGATAAAGCTGCAGCTGGTGGAGGCAGGGCTGGTTGAGTGTCTGCTGGACATCGTTGGGCAGACGGTGGACGGGGAGCGTGAGGAGGAAGTGGCAGAGCTGAAGACGGCGTCTGACCTCATGGTCCTGCTGCTCTTAGGGGGTGAgaggttttctgttttttgccaGGAAATCTTCACTAATTTTCTGAGCAGGTAGACAGTGCTGTGCTTTGAAGCTTAATTGACTGAAGAATTCAAACGACATCAAGAGGAGGAGGGTGGGGACTGAAGAACCCGTGGCTGCCCGAGAGGCGCTCTGGGGCAGTTGTTTGGGACGGGGGGCAGCTGCCTGACGCTGCCTGCTGTCTTGCAGACGAGTCGATGCAGAAGCTGTTCGAGGAGGGCAAGGGCAGCGTGTTCCAGAGGGTGCTGTCCTGGGTGCCGTCGCACAACCACCAGCTGCAGCTGGCCGGAGCGCTGGCCATCGCCAACTTCGCACGCAACGgtaacccctcctcctcctcctcctcctcctcctctcccatcctcttgtgtgtgtgtgtctgtgtgtagatGGGAACTGTGTCCACAGGGTGTTGTCTGGGTGTAGATTATGAAAGTCCCACTCGTGGTCGTGTTGTGCGCCAGGGTGGACAGATCCCCACACCGAAAAGAACAGAAGGTTTTAGTG contains:
- the rap1gds1 gene encoding rap1 GTPase-GDP dissociation stimulator 1 isoform X3 produces the protein MRSSCVEAGLVAPLVQLLNCKDQEVLLQTGRALGNICYDSHEGRRAVHAAQGAQIVADLIRSQSQNTDPANQKLLTVFCGMLMNYSNDDDTLQAQLINMGVIPTLVKLLGVHSQNAALTEMCLIAFGNLAELESSKEQFASTSIAEELVKLFKKQAEHEKKEMIFEVLAPLAENDVIKLQLVEAGLVECLLDIVGQTVDGEREEEVAELKTASDLMVLLLLGDESMQKLFEEGKGSVFQRVLSWVPSHNHQLQLAGALAIANFARNDGNCIHMVDTGIVQKLLDLLERHVEDGNVTVQHAALSALRNLAIPVVNKAKMLSAGVADVVLKFLKSEMPPVQFKLLGTLRMLIDTQVEAAEQLGTNVRLVQRLVEWCEAKDHAGVMGESNRLLSALIRHSKSKEVVRTAIQCTGVKHLVSMATSEHMIMQNEALVALGLIAALDLGSAEKDFESAGLVQVLHKLLSDEKSAPEIKYNSMILICAVMGSEPLHKEVLGLAFLDVVSKLRSHENKTVAHQASLTEQRLIVQS